A genome region from Solirubrobacter pauli includes the following:
- a CDS encoding MBL fold metallo-hydrolase: protein MIFRQIAHEDLGCASYLIGDESAGVAAVVDPRLEIGEYLRVARYLGVQIEHILETHNHADHVSGHGRLAAATGARIHVHRLAAPDYDHEPFDDGWELALGAVVVRALHTPGHRPEHTAFALIDTARGAEPWAVLTGDSLFVGDIARPDLAVEKEDGARDIFRSLHEQLLSLGDDVEVWPGHLGGSLCGGPAMDLKVSTTIGFERRHNALLGVGEEDEFVARATSALRPQPPNFKAIVAINRGPLDRRTVDAHPLTPRQIQTLDAPVIDVRTSLQFDDAHIPGAICNTMLQSGFGTRLAWIAGPDEEIVLVGRDDADALHAAELAAAVGVERIAGYLAGGMTSWREEKLPVASIERITVHELHERRDGLQVLDVRERDEWESGHIPGSVFVPYHDLHDLPVDADTPVAVICASGQRAAVGASLVQRLGAREVLHVVDGGVGTWGRAGYPIQR from the coding sequence GTGATCTTCCGGCAGATCGCCCACGAGGACCTCGGGTGCGCCTCCTACCTGATCGGCGACGAGTCCGCGGGCGTCGCGGCGGTGGTCGACCCACGGCTTGAGATCGGCGAGTACCTGCGCGTCGCGCGCTACCTCGGCGTGCAGATCGAGCACATCCTCGAGACGCACAACCACGCCGACCACGTGAGCGGCCACGGCCGCCTGGCGGCGGCGACGGGTGCGCGCATCCACGTGCACCGGCTGGCGGCGCCCGACTACGACCACGAGCCGTTCGACGACGGCTGGGAGCTCGCGCTCGGCGCGGTCGTCGTCCGCGCGCTGCACACGCCCGGCCACCGGCCCGAGCACACCGCGTTCGCGCTCATCGACACGGCGCGCGGCGCCGAGCCGTGGGCGGTGCTCACGGGCGACTCGCTGTTCGTCGGCGACATCGCCCGGCCCGACCTCGCGGTGGAGAAGGAGGACGGCGCGCGGGACATCTTCCGCTCGCTGCACGAGCAGCTGCTCAGCCTCGGCGACGACGTCGAGGTCTGGCCCGGGCACCTGGGCGGCTCGCTCTGCGGCGGGCCGGCGATGGACCTGAAGGTGTCGACGACGATCGGCTTCGAGCGCCGCCACAACGCGCTGCTGGGCGTGGGGGAGGAGGACGAGTTCGTCGCCCGCGCGACCAGCGCGCTCCGGCCGCAGCCGCCGAACTTCAAGGCGATCGTGGCCATCAACCGCGGCCCGCTGGACCGCCGGACGGTCGACGCGCACCCGCTCACGCCGCGCCAGATCCAGACGCTCGACGCGCCCGTGATCGACGTGCGCACCTCGCTCCAGTTCGACGACGCCCACATCCCGGGCGCGATCTGCAACACGATGCTGCAGTCGGGCTTCGGCACGCGGCTGGCGTGGATCGCCGGGCCCGACGAGGAGATCGTGCTCGTCGGCCGCGACGACGCCGACGCGCTGCACGCCGCCGAGCTGGCCGCGGCGGTCGGCGTGGAGCGGATCGCCGGCTACCTGGCCGGCGGCATGACGAGCTGGCGCGAGGAGAAGCTGCCGGTCGCCTCGATCGAGCGGATCACGGTCCACGAGCTGCACGAGCGCCGCGACGGCCTGCAGGTGCTCGACGTGCGCGAGCGCGACGAGTGGGAGTCCGGCCACATCCCCGGCTCGGTGTTCGTGCCCTACCACGACCTCCACGACCTGCCCGTCGACGCGGACACGCCCGTCGCGGTCATCTGCGCGTCGGGGCAGCGGGCGGCGGTCGGCGCCTCCCTCGTGCAGCGGCTGGGCGCGCGCGAGGTGCTGCACGTCGTCGACGGCGGCGTCGGCACCTGGGGCCGCGCGGGCTACCCGATCCAGCGCTGA